A genomic window from Providencia alcalifaciens includes:
- the infC gene encoding translation initiation factor IF-3, which yields MKGGKRIPSTRPNRINDEIRVPEVRLTGLDGEQLGIMSAREALEKAEEAGVDLVEISPNAEPPVCRIMDYGKFLYEKSKSQKEQKKKQKVVQVKEIKFRPGTDEGDYQVKLRNLIRFLEDGDKAKVTLRFRGREMAHQQIGMEMLNRIKSDLEELASVESFPSKIEGRQMIMVLAPKKK from the coding sequence ATTAAAGGCGGAAAAAGAATCCCATCAACACGGCCAAATCGTATTAATGATGAAATTCGTGTTCCTGAAGTCCGTTTAACCGGTTTAGACGGCGAACAGTTAGGCATCATGAGCGCACGTGAAGCGCTTGAAAAAGCTGAAGAAGCAGGTGTAGACCTCGTTGAAATCAGCCCAAATGCTGAACCGCCAGTTTGTCGTATTATGGATTACGGCAAATTCCTTTATGAGAAGAGCAAATCTCAAAAAGAACAGAAAAAGAAACAAAAAGTTGTTCAGGTGAAGGAAATTAAATTCCGCCCTGGTACAGATGAAGGTGATTATCAGGTCAAACTACGCAACCTGATTCGCTTTCTAGAAGATGGTGATAAAGCGAAAGTAACACTGCGTTTTCGTGGTCGTGAAATGGCTCACCAGCAAATCGGTATGGAAATGCTTAACCGCATCAAATCTGATTTGGAAGAGTTAGCATCTGTTGAATCATTCCCTTCGAAAATTGAAGGGCGCCAAATGATTATGGTGCTGGCACCGAAGAAGAAATAA
- the pheS gene encoding phenylalanine--tRNA ligase subunit alpha: MPHLAELVAQAKAAIEQAQDVATLESVRVEFLGKSGHFTLQMKTLRDLPADERPAAGAVINEAKVQVQDALNARKDAMQADILNARLASEKIDVSLPGRRMENGGLHPVTRTIQRIEEFFGELGFSVETGPEIEDDYHNFDALNIPAHHPARADHDTFWFDAKRLLRTQTSGVQIRTMNGQQPPIRIIAPGRVYRNDYDQTHTPMFHQTEGLIVDKDISFTNLKGTLHDFLNNFFEEEVQVRFRPSYFPFTEPSAEVDVMGKNGKWLEVLGCGMVHPNVLRNVGIDPEVYSGFAFGMGMERLTMLRYGVSDLRAFFENDLRFLKQFK; the protein is encoded by the coding sequence ATGCCACATCTCGCTGAATTGGTTGCACAGGCAAAAGCAGCCATTGAACAGGCCCAAGATGTTGCGACGTTAGAGTCAGTGCGTGTTGAATTTTTAGGCAAAAGCGGCCACTTCACACTCCAGATGAAAACGTTGCGTGATCTGCCTGCGGATGAACGCCCAGCAGCAGGGGCTGTGATTAATGAAGCTAAAGTCCAAGTTCAAGATGCACTGAACGCCCGTAAAGATGCAATGCAAGCCGATATTCTGAATGCGCGTTTAGCATCAGAAAAAATCGACGTTTCATTACCGGGTCGCCGTATGGAAAATGGTGGATTACACCCAGTAACTCGCACCATTCAGCGAATTGAAGAATTTTTTGGTGAATTAGGTTTCTCTGTTGAGACAGGACCTGAAATCGAAGATGACTATCATAACTTTGACGCACTAAACATTCCTGCTCATCACCCAGCGCGTGCTGATCACGATACTTTTTGGTTTGATGCAAAACGTTTATTACGTACTCAAACATCCGGTGTGCAGATCCGTACAATGAATGGTCAGCAACCACCAATCCGCATTATTGCACCAGGTCGCGTTTATCGTAATGACTACGACCAGACTCATACCCCAATGTTCCACCAAACTGAAGGCCTGATTGTTGATAAAGACATTAGCTTTACCAACTTAAAAGGTACACTTCATGACTTCCTGAATAACTTCTTTGAAGAAGAAGTTCAAGTTCGTTTCCGTCCTTCTTATTTCCCGTTCACAGAGCCTTCTGCTGAAGTTGATGTTATGGGTAAAAATGGTAAATGGCTGGAAGTATTAGGCTGCGGTATGGTCCACCCTAATGTATTACGCAATGTCGGTATTGACCCTGAGGTCTACTCTGGATTTGCATTCGGTATGGGAATGGAGCGCTTAACTATGTTGCGTTATGGTGTTTCTGACCTTCGTGCATTCTTCGAAAACGATCTTCGTTTCCTCAAACAGTTTAAATAA
- the rpmI gene encoding 50S ribosomal protein L35 produces the protein MPKIKTVRGAAKRFKKTAGGGFKRKHANLRHILTKKSTKRKRHLRPKGMVSKGDLGLVVACLPYA, from the coding sequence ATGCCAAAGATTAAAACTGTACGTGGCGCAGCAAAGCGCTTTAAAAAAACTGCAGGCGGTGGCTTTAAGCGTAAGCATGCAAACCTTCGTCACATTCTGACTAAAAAGTCTACTAAGCGTAAACGCCATTTACGTCCGAAAGGAATGGTATCTAAGGGCGATCTGGGTCTGGTTGTTGCTTGCCTGCCTTACGCATAA
- the pheT gene encoding phenylalanine--tRNA ligase subunit beta: MKFSELWLREWVNPAVSSEELSDQITMAGLEVDGVETVAGQFHGVVVGEVVECGQHPNADKLRVTKVNVGGERLLDIVCGAPNCRQGLRVAVATVGAVLPGDFKIKAAKLRGEPSEGMLCSYSELGISDDHSGIIELPQDAIIGTDIREYLKLDDHAIEISITPNRADCLSILGVARDVAVINKLDLVEPAISPVASTIKDTFPIRVEAPAACPRFLGRVIKNIDVSAPTPMWMKEKLRRGGVRSIDAVVDITNYVLLELGQPQHAYDLDRLNGAIVVRMAKDEEKLVLLDGTEATLKSDTLVIADETQALGIAGIFGGAHSGVNTETKNILLECAFFEPLAITGRARNYGLHTDASHRFERGVDSQLQFKAMERATALVVEICGGEVGDIIDISSEAHLPKQANIKLTRKKLDRLIGHVIADETVTDILTRLGCQVQVSADCWDVVAPSWRFDMQIEEDLVEEVARVYGYNNIPDVPLRADLIMTDHKEANLPLKRIKAMLVDRGYQEAITYSFVDPKIQSLLHPQEEVLSLPNPISADMSAMRLSLLTGLLGTVVYNQNRQQNRIRLFETGLRFTPDNQAEYGIRQENMLAGVITGNKFDEHWSLDKQVVDFFDLKGDLEAVFELTGKLNQITFKSEAHPALHPGQSAGIYLENEHIGFIGVVHPELERKLDLNGRTVVFEVRTDAIAQRVIPEAKAISRYPSNRRDIAVVVPETVAAAEVLAECKKVGINHIVGINLFDVYCGEGIAEGYKSLAISLVFQDTQRTMEEEEITATVDLCVAALKQRFQASLRD, from the coding sequence ATGAAATTCAGTGAACTATGGTTACGCGAATGGGTGAACCCGGCGGTAAGCAGTGAAGAATTATCAGACCAAATCACCATGGCAGGTCTCGAAGTTGATGGCGTTGAAACCGTTGCGGGTCAATTCCACGGTGTTGTTGTGGGTGAAGTTGTGGAATGCGGACAACACCCTAACGCAGATAAACTGCGTGTCACGAAAGTGAATGTCGGTGGCGAACGCTTATTAGATATCGTATGTGGCGCACCAAACTGCCGTCAAGGCTTACGAGTTGCCGTTGCAACCGTCGGCGCTGTATTGCCGGGTGATTTCAAGATTAAAGCGGCGAAATTACGCGGTGAACCCTCTGAAGGCATGCTGTGCTCATACTCTGAGCTAGGTATTTCTGATGACCATAGTGGCATTATTGAATTACCGCAAGACGCTATTATCGGTACTGACATCCGTGAATACCTAAAATTAGATGATCACGCGATTGAAATCAGCATTACACCAAACCGTGCAGATTGCTTAAGTATCCTAGGTGTGGCACGTGATGTGGCGGTTATCAACAAATTAGATTTAGTTGAACCTGCAATCAGCCCAGTGGCAAGCACAATTAAAGACACATTCCCAATTCGTGTTGAAGCACCTGCTGCATGTCCACGTTTCTTAGGTCGTGTTATCAAAAATATCGATGTTAGTGCACCAACGCCAATGTGGATGAAAGAAAAACTGCGTCGTGGCGGTGTTCGTTCTATCGATGCTGTAGTTGATATCACAAACTATGTTCTGTTGGAATTAGGTCAGCCACAACACGCTTACGATTTAGATCGTTTAAATGGCGCAATCGTTGTGCGTATGGCGAAAGATGAAGAGAAACTAGTACTGTTAGATGGTACCGAAGCCACTTTGAAATCTGATACGCTGGTTATTGCCGATGAAACTCAAGCTTTGGGTATCGCGGGCATCTTTGGTGGTGCGCACTCAGGTGTTAACACTGAAACCAAGAACATTTTATTAGAATGTGCATTCTTCGAACCTCTGGCTATCACTGGCCGTGCTCGTAATTACGGTCTGCACACTGATGCTTCTCACCGTTTTGAACGCGGTGTTGACTCTCAGCTGCAATTTAAAGCGATGGAACGAGCAACTGCATTGGTTGTGGAGATTTGTGGCGGCGAAGTTGGCGACATTATTGATATTTCTAGCGAAGCACATTTACCGAAACAGGCAAATATTAAGTTAACGCGTAAAAAGTTAGACCGTTTAATCGGTCATGTGATTGCAGACGAAACTGTGACCGATATTCTGACGCGTTTAGGTTGCCAAGTGCAAGTTTCAGCTGATTGCTGGGATGTTGTGGCACCAAGCTGGCGTTTCGATATGCAAATCGAAGAAGATTTAGTTGAAGAAGTCGCTCGCGTATACGGATATAACAATATCCCAGACGTACCGCTGCGTGCTGATTTGATTATGACTGACCATAAAGAAGCTAATTTGCCGCTGAAACGTATTAAAGCGATGTTAGTTGACCGTGGTTATCAAGAAGCGATTACTTATAGCTTCGTAGACCCTAAAATTCAGAGCTTATTACACCCGCAGGAAGAAGTGCTTTCCTTGCCAAACCCAATTTCAGCTGACATGTCCGCAATGCGCCTGTCTCTGTTGACTGGTTTATTAGGCACCGTGGTCTATAATCAAAATCGTCAACAAAACAGAATTCGTTTATTTGAGACGGGTCTGCGCTTTACGCCTGATAATCAAGCAGAATATGGTATTCGTCAGGAAAACATGCTGGCGGGTGTGATCACGGGCAACAAATTCGATGAACATTGGTCGTTAGATAAACAAGTTGTTGACTTCTTTGATTTAAAAGGTGATCTTGAAGCTGTTTTTGAATTGACTGGAAAACTAAATCAAATTACATTTAAATCTGAAGCACATCCAGCACTACATCCTGGGCAAAGTGCTGGGATTTATCTGGAAAATGAACATATTGGCTTTATCGGTGTTGTTCACCCAGAACTAGAACGTAAACTCGATTTAAATGGTCGTACAGTCGTGTTTGAAGTTCGTACTGATGCAATCGCACAGCGTGTTATTCCAGAAGCGAAAGCGATTTCGCGTTATCCGTCGAACCGTCGTGACATTGCTGTGGTTGTGCCAGAAACTGTAGCAGCTGCCGAAGTTTTAGCAGAATGTAAAAAAGTTGGCATAAATCATATAGTTGGCATAAACTTATTTGATGTGTATTGTGGTGAGGGGATAGCAGAAGGTTATAAGAGTCTCGCTATCAGTCTCGTCTTCCAAGATACCCAGCGTACCATGGAAGAAGAAGAGATTACCGCGACCGTTGATCTGTGTGTTGCTGCGTTAAAACAGCGATTCCAAGCCTCCTTGAGGGACTAA
- the btuC gene encoding vitamin B12 ABC transporter permease BtuC, translating into MTISLKQLQKQQYQSDMRVIFLLLLSLLIIAMLSLSAGEIWYWPNQWMDDSAQLFVWQIRLPRLLAVVTIGASLAVTGAIMQALFENPLAEPGLLGISNGAGVAVVFTVLISSGVTYYWLVSMSAIIGALVLTAVLLYFARHQHLNNASLLLVGVALGVISGACMTWMVYMSSNLDLRQLLYWMMGSFSGVDWRQIGLVIACLPFLFWLITLGRMLNYLLLGDIQAYQLGISTHRWRLILIIITGILIGLSVAIAGAISFIGLVIPHILRLSGITDNRFLLPACAIAGALCLLIADLLSRLLIDNAEIPIGVITATLGAPIFIYLLVKNHTWRQ; encoded by the coding sequence ATGACTATTTCCTTGAAACAATTACAAAAACAGCAATATCAATCCGATATGAGGGTGATTTTTTTGCTGTTATTGAGTCTTTTAATCATTGCAATGCTATCACTCAGTGCTGGGGAAATTTGGTATTGGCCGAACCAATGGATGGATGATTCCGCACAGTTATTTGTCTGGCAAATTCGCTTACCTCGACTCCTTGCGGTTGTCACCATTGGAGCATCATTGGCAGTAACGGGCGCTATCATGCAAGCGTTATTTGAGAATCCATTAGCGGAACCGGGATTACTGGGGATCAGTAATGGTGCTGGAGTTGCGGTTGTTTTTACCGTATTGATCTCATCAGGAGTTACCTACTATTGGTTAGTTAGCATGAGTGCCATTATTGGCGCTTTAGTCCTCACTGCTGTTTTACTCTACTTTGCTCGTCATCAGCATTTGAATAATGCCAGCTTATTATTAGTTGGTGTTGCGCTTGGTGTGATCAGTGGTGCGTGCATGACATGGATGGTATACATGAGCAGTAATTTAGATTTACGCCAATTGCTATATTGGATGATGGGCAGTTTCAGCGGTGTTGATTGGCGTCAAATAGGATTAGTTATTGCCTGCCTCCCATTTTTATTTTGGTTAATAACTCTGGGAAGAATGTTAAATTATTTATTACTGGGTGATATTCAAGCCTATCAATTGGGTATTTCAACGCATCGTTGGCGATTAATATTAATTATTATTACTGGAATATTAATTGGGCTCAGTGTAGCAATTGCGGGGGCAATTAGTTTTATAGGATTAGTGATTCCCCATATCTTAAGGCTAAGTGGGATCACCGATAACCGTTTTTTATTACCAGCTTGTGCAATTGCTGGGGCGCTATGCTTATTAATTGCAGATTTGTTATCCCGATTATTGATAGACAATGCTGAAATTCCGATTGGCGTGATTACCGCAACTTTGGGTGCCCCTATTTTTATTTATCTTCTCGTCAAAAATCATACATGGCGACAATAA
- the pheM gene encoding pheST operon leader peptide PheM, with protein sequence MNNVVFRFFFYFST encoded by the coding sequence ATGAACAACGTTGTTTTTCGTTTCTTTTTTTACTTTAGCACCTGA
- the arnB gene encoding UDP-4-amino-4-deoxy-L-arabinose aminotransferase yields the protein MSNFLPFSKPSIGDEEVKAVENVLRSGWITTGPQNHQLEEDFCKRYGCKHAIALASATAGMHVVLMALGIGPGDEVITPSQTWVSTINMIELLGATPVMIDVDRDTLMIQPEAVEKALTSKTKAIIPVHYAGAPCDLDGLRAIAQKAGVFLIEDAAHAVGTRYKNEWIGEKGTAIFSFHAIKNVTCAEGGLVATDDDALAQRVRALKFHGLGVDAFDRQMQGRKPQAEVVEPGFKYNLSDIHAAIAVVQLSRVEYLNQRRAELTARYRELLKDSPLQMLSVPEYLHLHANHLFMVRVDESVCGIDRDTFMEKLKEHNIGTGLHFRAAHTQKYYREKYPELSLPESTWNSATLCSLPLFPDMTDADVERVVSAINTVLLESK from the coding sequence ATGAGCAATTTCCTTCCGTTTTCAAAACCATCAATCGGGGATGAAGAGGTTAAGGCAGTAGAAAACGTTCTGCGTTCAGGCTGGATCACGACAGGCCCACAGAATCATCAATTAGAAGAAGATTTTTGCAAACGTTATGGTTGCAAGCATGCGATTGCCCTTGCATCGGCAACAGCAGGTATGCATGTTGTTTTGATGGCGCTGGGTATCGGTCCAGGCGATGAAGTTATCACTCCGTCACAAACATGGGTTTCAACGATCAATATGATTGAGTTGCTAGGTGCAACGCCCGTTATGATTGATGTTGATCGTGATACCCTCATGATTCAGCCTGAAGCGGTAGAAAAAGCCTTAACTAGCAAAACGAAGGCAATTATCCCTGTTCATTATGCTGGTGCTCCTTGTGATTTAGATGGCCTACGTGCCATCGCACAAAAAGCGGGTGTTTTCCTCATTGAAGATGCAGCTCATGCGGTCGGAACACGTTATAAAAATGAATGGATTGGTGAGAAGGGCACTGCCATCTTTTCATTTCATGCAATCAAAAACGTGACCTGTGCGGAAGGTGGTTTAGTCGCTACTGACGACGATGCGCTCGCTCAGCGCGTTCGTGCGTTAAAATTCCATGGTTTAGGCGTAGATGCGTTTGATCGCCAAATGCAAGGGCGTAAACCGCAAGCTGAAGTGGTTGAACCTGGCTTCAAGTATAACTTATCAGATATTCACGCTGCGATTGCAGTTGTTCAATTGTCCCGCGTTGAGTATTTAAACCAGCGTCGAGCTGAACTGACGGCACGCTACCGTGAGTTACTGAAAGACTCTCCATTACAGATGTTATCTGTACCAGAATATCTACATTTACACGCTAATCACCTATTTATGGTGCGTGTTGATGAGTCTGTGTGTGGCATTGACCGCGATACATTTATGGAGAAGTTAAAAGAGCATAATATTGGCACGGGATTACATTTCCGTGCGGCTCATACACAAAAATATTACCGCGAAAAATACCCAGAGCTGTCATTGCCAGAATCAACATGGAATAGTGCAACGCTTTGTTCATTGCCTCTGTTCCCAGACATGACTGACGCGGATGTTGAACGGGTAGTGAGTGCAATTAATACAGTCCTTTTGGAGTCAAAATAG
- the arnC gene encoding undecaprenyl-phosphate 4-deoxy-4-formamido-L-arabinose transferase, with translation MSLADEFDEIKKVSVVIPVYNEEQSLPQLLERTIKSCKQLTQAYELILVDDGSSDRSAKMLVEAAENPDNHVIAIILNRNYGQHSAIMAGFNQADGDLVITLDADLQNPPEEIPRLVQTAAQGYDVVGTRRANRQDSWFRKTASKMINAMITKATGRSMGDYGCMLRAYRRHIIEAMLQCHERSTFIPILANTFARRTIEIDVAHAEREFGDSKYSFMKLINLMYDLLTCLTTAPLRLLSVVGSIIAAGGFVLAVLLIVLRLLFGSDWAADGVFTLFAILFMFIGAQFVAMGLLGEYIGRIYNDVRARPRYFIQKVVGADLKTDKNQEEN, from the coding sequence GTGTCATTAGCTGATGAATTTGATGAGATTAAAAAAGTCTCAGTGGTAATCCCTGTTTATAACGAAGAGCAAAGTTTGCCTCAGTTGTTAGAGCGTACGATTAAGTCCTGTAAACAACTGACTCAAGCTTATGAGTTAATTTTAGTTGACGATGGAAGTAGCGACCGTTCTGCAAAAATGTTGGTTGAAGCGGCTGAAAACCCAGATAACCATGTGATTGCGATCATTTTAAACCGCAACTATGGTCAACACTCTGCGATTATGGCGGGTTTCAATCAAGCAGATGGCGACTTAGTTATCACTCTTGATGCGGACTTACAAAACCCACCGGAAGAGATCCCTCGTTTAGTGCAAACAGCGGCTCAAGGCTATGATGTTGTTGGAACTCGTCGTGCTAATCGTCAAGATTCATGGTTCCGCAAAACGGCGTCAAAAATGATCAATGCGATGATCACTAAGGCGACCGGTCGTTCAATGGGTGACTACGGTTGTATGCTACGGGCTTATCGCCGTCACATCATTGAAGCGATGCTGCAATGCCATGAGCGCAGCACATTTATTCCTATTTTAGCGAATACATTTGCGCGTAGAACCATCGAAATTGATGTAGCGCATGCTGAACGCGAGTTTGGTGATTCAAAATACAGCTTTATGAAGCTGATTAATTTAATGTATGACTTATTAACTTGTTTAACGACTGCGCCTCTGCGTTTGTTAAGCGTGGTTGGTAGCATTATCGCTGCTGGTGGCTTTGTGCTGGCAGTGTTGTTAATTGTTTTACGTTTACTGTTCGGCTCTGACTGGGCAGCTGACGGCGTATTTACACTGTTTGCGATACTCTTTATGTTTATCGGCGCGCAGTTTGTTGCTATGGGATTATTGGGCGAATACATCGGTAGGATCTATAATGATGTGCGCGCGAGACCTCGTTATTTTATTCAAAAAGTCGTCGGTGCAGACCTTAAAACCGACAAAAATCAGGAAGAAAACTAA
- a CDS encoding RhoGAP domain-containing protein → MALNTVNHSPKPQLSAYNAKETDQTENKASSHFKASLKKVTQSFMSFCSLLFSCQSKQASKKNVSDKSFVMISRPNKDASVRAVSFADETSPKNLSSKDEIIPNAGLTGNPRVDAARMAALHVVAQHKALRAEKTRKNDITKLQQSNVELINNYDRLSDIDREKNRVINLLGCAILKHNEYATSEGILRTEGSKNAVSEFVNKANDPNYHLTELERYPLKILTSAFKKIAGESLKKASNIDFKSDISFDDLHICADAVKNKEDVTQQIKSNGQLKNKAPSILKNCDNRIHSALSRLAPPPLTLRLVTRFCALISNDEASHKMSIRNLAMIFAPHLMNTSNTPQHNSLDPLAETRKEVEATKLAENYIAALIHQEKSLFHRI, encoded by the coding sequence ATGGCACTAAATACAGTTAACCATTCTCCCAAACCACAACTCTCTGCATACAACGCAAAAGAGACTGACCAAACTGAGAATAAGGCTAGTAGTCATTTTAAAGCATCGCTAAAAAAAGTAACTCAATCATTTATGAGCTTTTGCTCTTTACTTTTTAGTTGCCAAAGCAAACAAGCAAGCAAAAAAAACGTTTCAGATAAATCCTTTGTTATGATTAGCCGTCCAAACAAGGATGCATCGGTACGCGCAGTTTCCTTTGCCGATGAAACTTCCCCAAAAAACTTATCATCTAAAGATGAAATCATTCCCAATGCAGGTTTAACCGGGAATCCCCGAGTTGATGCTGCACGAATGGCTGCATTACACGTCGTCGCTCAACATAAAGCCCTGCGCGCAGAAAAAACACGAAAAAACGACATCACTAAATTACAACAAAGCAATGTGGAGCTCATTAATAATTACGACCGCCTTTCTGACATAGATAGAGAGAAAAACCGTGTAATTAACCTGCTAGGTTGTGCGATTCTTAAACATAACGAGTATGCAACAAGTGAAGGCATACTTCGTACTGAAGGCAGCAAAAATGCCGTCAGTGAATTTGTTAATAAGGCAAATGATCCTAATTACCATCTTACAGAACTTGAGCGCTATCCTTTAAAAATATTAACCAGCGCGTTTAAAAAAATAGCAGGAGAATCACTCAAAAAAGCTAGCAATATCGACTTCAAATCAGATATTTCATTTGATGATTTACACATTTGTGCTGATGCAGTAAAAAATAAAGAAGATGTGACCCAACAAATTAAAAGTAACGGGCAATTAAAAAATAAAGCCCCTTCGATTTTAAAAAACTGTGACAATAGGATCCACAGCGCATTGAGTCGCCTGGCACCACCGCCTTTAACATTGCGACTTGTTACTCGCTTTTGTGCTCTTATTTCCAATGATGAAGCATCCCATAAAATGTCCATTAGAAATTTAGCTATGATTTTTGCGCCGCACTTGATGAACACAAGCAACACACCGCAACATAATAGTTTGGATCCTCTTGCTGAGACCCGAAAAGAAGTTGAAGCGACTAAACTAGCTGAAAATTATATTGCCGCGTTAATCCACCAAGAGAAAAGTCTATTTCATCGGATTTAA
- the rplT gene encoding 50S ribosomal protein L20, with translation MARAKRGVIARARHKKIMKQAKGYYGARSRVYRVAFQAVIKAGQYAYRDRRQRKRQFRQLWIARINAAARQNGLSYSRFINGLKKASIEIDRKILADIAVFDKAAFTALVEKAKGALA, from the coding sequence ATGGCTCGCGCAAAACGTGGTGTAATCGCACGTGCACGTCACAAAAAAATCATGAAACAGGCGAAAGGTTACTATGGTGCACGTTCACGTGTTTACCGCGTAGCATTTCAAGCGGTAATCAAAGCTGGTCAATATGCTTACCGTGACCGCCGTCAACGTAAACGTCAGTTCCGTCAACTGTGGATCGCGCGTATCAACGCTGCGGCTCGTCAGAACGGTCTGTCTTACAGCCGTTTCATCAATGGCTTGAAAAAAGCTTCAATTGAAATCGACCGTAAGATCTTAGCAGACATCGCAGTTTTCGATAAAGCAGCATTCACTGCTTTAGTTGAAAAAGCAAAAGGCGCTTTAGCTTAA
- a CDS encoding ATP-binding cassette domain-containing protein: MNKTVMLEMQNLTVENRLRAINQSVFAGEQIHLLGANGAGKSTLLSVLSGCTSYKGTIFFNHINLKDYAVQDVARYRSYLTQQTGILPSLKVFQYLSLFIEQHIVPPSIFSELCEDFQLSSLLSKPINQLSGGEWQRIRIVAVFLQVWDRDYLSEKIILFDEPINNLDIIQQGMLDKWVKCFCHCAGTVIMSGHNLSHSYKNASRIWMMKKGAIIYEGEPDNVMTERQLSDVFMADIKLNQSSLNKVWQINDRTN, from the coding sequence ATGAATAAAACAGTGATGCTTGAAATGCAAAATTTGACTGTAGAAAACCGGTTACGGGCTATCAACCAATCCGTTTTTGCAGGGGAGCAGATACACCTATTAGGTGCCAATGGGGCAGGAAAAAGCACATTACTTTCAGTGTTGAGTGGTTGCACATCTTACAAAGGAACGATTTTTTTTAATCATATTAATCTGAAAGATTATGCTGTTCAGGATGTTGCAAGGTATCGTTCTTATCTAACACAGCAAACTGGGATTTTGCCGAGTTTAAAAGTGTTTCAATACTTATCTTTGTTTATTGAGCAACATATTGTTCCTCCCTCGATTTTTAGCGAATTATGCGAAGACTTTCAACTTTCATCATTATTATCTAAGCCTATTAATCAATTATCTGGTGGAGAATGGCAGCGAATTAGGATAGTTGCTGTATTTTTGCAGGTATGGGATAGAGATTATTTAAGCGAAAAAATAATCTTATTTGATGAACCAATAAACAATTTAGATATTATTCAGCAAGGAATGCTAGATAAATGGGTGAAATGTTTTTGTCATTGCGCAGGAACAGTTATAATGAGTGGACATAATCTTAGTCATTCTTATAAAAATGCAAGTCGAATTTGGATGATGAAGAAAGGCGCAATTATTTATGAAGGTGAGCCTGACAATGTCATGACAGAAAGGCAGTTGTCAGATGTATTTATGGCTGATATAAAACTCAATCAGAGCTCATTGAATAAAGTATGGCAAATTAACGATCGTACTAATTAG
- the infC gene encoding translation initiation factor IF-3: protein MKGGKKLPTARPNRINEEIRATEIRVTGIDGEQLGVMSVRDALAKAEEAGVDLVEISPNAEPPVCRIMDYGKYLYEKSKSQKEQKKKQKVVQVKEIKFRPGTDEGDYQVKLRSLIRFLEDGDKAKITLRFRGREMAHQQIGMEMLNRIKADLEELAVVESFPSRIEGRQMIMVMGPKKK, encoded by the coding sequence ATTAAAGGCGGAAAAAAACTCCCAACAGCACGTCCGAATCGTATTAACGAAGAGATCCGTGCAACTGAAATCCGTGTCACTGGCATTGACGGTGAACAACTTGGTGTAATGAGTGTGCGTGACGCACTTGCCAAAGCGGAAGAAGCTGGTGTTGATTTAGTTGAAATCAGCCCAAACGCAGAGCCACCAGTTTGTCGAATCATGGATTACGGCAAGTATCTTTATGAGAAGAGTAAATCTCAGAAAGAGCAGAAAAAGAAACAAAAAGTTGTTCAAGTGAAGGAAATTAAATTCCGTCCTGGGACAGATGAAGGGGACTACCAAGTTAAATTACGTAGCCTCATTCGTTTCTTAGAAGATGGTGATAAAGCGAAAATCACACTGCGTTTCCGTGGTCGTGAAATGGCTCACCAACAAATTGGTATGGAGATGCTTAACCGCATCAAGGCTGATTTGGAAGAGCTAGCTGTCGTTGAATCATTCCCTTCACGTATTGAAGGGCGCCAAATGATCATGGTGATGGGACCTAAGAAAAAATAA
- the ihfA gene encoding integration host factor subunit alpha: MALTKAEMSENLFEKLGVSKRDAKDLVETFFEEVRLSLENGEQVKLSGFGNFDLRDKNQRPGRNPKTGEDIPITARRVVTFRPGQKLKSRVEKATPKE, translated from the coding sequence ATGGCGCTTACTAAAGCTGAAATGTCAGAAAATTTGTTTGAAAAACTAGGTGTTAGCAAACGTGATGCGAAAGACCTTGTTGAAACTTTCTTTGAAGAGGTTCGCCTTTCCTTAGAAAACGGTGAGCAAGTTAAATTATCTGGATTCGGTAACTTTGATTTACGTGATAAAAATCAACGTCCCGGTCGTAACCCTAAAACTGGGGAAGATATTCCAATTACTGCTCGTCGTGTTGTTACTTTCCGCCCAGGCCAAAAATTAAAAAGCCGTGTGGAAAAAGCAACGCCAAAAGAGTAA